From Candidatus Dormiibacterota bacterium, one genomic window encodes:
- a CDS encoding UXX-star (seleno)protein family 1 → MAKTVRIFGKDTUPYTTAAREAYVKDGYEVQYLNVLQDRTLLSEMLKVSKGDRSVPVIVDGSKVQIGYGGA, encoded by the coding sequence ATGGCCAAGACCGTGCGGATCTTCGGCAAGGACACCTGACCCTACACCACCGCGGCCCGTGAGGCCTACGTCAAGGACGGGTACGAAGTTCAATACCTCAACGTCCTGCAGGACCGGACACTCCTCTCGGAAATGTTGAAAGTCTCCAAGGGGGACCGATCGGTCCCGGTGATCGTCGACGGATCCAAGGTCCAGATAGGCTACGGGGGCGCCTGA